DNA sequence from the Centroberyx gerrardi isolate f3 chromosome 22, fCenGer3.hap1.cur.20231027, whole genome shotgun sequence genome:
TAGACGTTAAGGTGCTATTGAAAAAGGAATTACAACGGAGCCTTCGTGGGCAAATCCAATGTCCCACATGTTGGACTGTAGAGATTGGTTTGAAAGGActttaaaaagacattttttgtgAACACCTGCTTCTATAGAAATCATTGTGAGACTATGATTTAGTCTAAAAACCATTGGTCTGATAGATTGTTTCCAACAGTGCTCCATGTGGAAGCTATTCAAGCTCACATTGAGAAGCAGCGGTGGCTTGAAATTGTCTTGTGAAGCGGTTCACACTCATACAAGTAGCGTGTAGCAGTAAAAGGAAGAACTGTAAAGATCTTCGCAATTATTTATTCCccatacattctctctcttaccTTGTGCATCTCAACCGCTTCCAACAAGGAAGAGACTTTTGCATATGTAATTCAGCTACAGTATATCTTCAGTGAGAACTATATTCTCTCTGGTCCAAATGTTGACCTTCTCAGACAGCAAACTAGCTGATGAGAAGGGGCGGGGGCTGGACCTTATCACTATGCAATTACCTCCAGTCACCCTCCGAGCAGCCACCCACACAACTAACCACAAGCATACATTTGCCAATAACACTGTATCTGACCACAAAAAAAGTAGAGAGCTAGGCTTTGTATATtatgtacctttttttttccactgcactCAAACTGTTCTGTTTCTCAAGAGTCTCATTTCCTTTATACATTTCAAATCAGTCCATTGctcatttttctcctctcagcCTTATTTTGGCGGAGTCTCGCTGCTAGTCACCCGTGTGCTCTCTGCCGATGATTGGCTGACATGACCAGTGTGCCTCATCAGGAAGCAGAAAGCCATGCCAAGCAGCATAATAAATGTTTAACACCGATGTTTAATGGATGCTCTCTGCATATCAACCTTCACGTCTGCGAGAATAGGGCAAATAAGAATACAATATATTTAGAAAAATAAGTTGCCATAGATATAGACACACATCCACGGGAAGTATACTTTAATATGAATTCATAATGTACAATTTGAATACACATACCAACCATATTATGAACCAAAATGCCAAGCGGAAACATGACGAGAAGTGAATgatattctgttgtaaatagTATCACGTCATCAGAAATGTAAAATTCACAGGTcagtaaaatgtattatacagtGAGTGTAATaatgtgacactgtaataaCTGTAATCATTAAAGCATAAGTCACATTGTTCACATGCACTCTTTAAGGAAAGATCCACCCTCGCATACCCTTACACTGTTCCAGTAtgtatcatcagtctgtgatgttcagtgcatccCAGGAGTTGTTTTGCGATggtgtaattacatttttcagtgtattcACTTTCCCCcgacctgcctcgtctacttctacttcagttagtaatTTCCAGAGTAAAATAGAATGGGCGTGAACTCTCAGTTGttggttttacatgtaggtggagagagagagcactggtAATaacatagtaagagcaagaggggaagagtttttccagtcgagaaaaagtgagccTTTacaacgcaacatgtcttgtggctgcattgcattatggtccactgaggctactgtaggtggagaaattggtctctctgcctcttctacgatggatttctccctgtatgattgttgaccGTCGAGTCTGtgaagaagcccttgctctttgattctgagggactgacaccaaaacctgacgtttaccattgaGGTTTTAGAAAGtggaaaattatttttctatcaaactccactgtagctgagcTGGATATATCCTGACATCATGAGTCACGTCGTCTTCATTTgaccagttatccatgggaataacaaaaatacaccaccaagcaacaaaatgggcccacaaatgcaaggtacatcaccaacagctgtttttttaaccattttgaagtgtttaagggtggatttttccgtTAAGTGCTACTGTTTTCACAAAGCCATGTATTTGTTTTGCATCTTTCTGTCATTATTGATGAGTGTAGACCCGAAATGTACGGAATTGGTCTATCATGCAAAGACCCCAGCCATTCATGAGAGTGTCCCGATCAGAAGGTGGTCTCGTCCTCCACTCCGCCATACCAAGGTGTAAGTCGGACCAAGTTGGGTCTGGGGCCGCAAACAGGTTGCTCAGTGCCAGGCTCAAAAGTACACGACTCCAGTGAGCTCAGGGACCCTGTGGCGGACCCCGCCCCTTCATAAGCATAGGTTCTGAGGCAGTCAAATGGGGGTACATAAGGATCCTGGTCAGCTTCGGCCAGCCTGTCCATAATAAACTGTCTGAAGACCTCGTCCTCAGGGCCGATGAGGTGGGACTCTCGGAGGGACATCCGTATGCTGGCCGCCACGTCTTCCCTCCGgagcctcctctccctcctcctggtGTGGGGCCTCAGGGGGACAGGCTGGCAGAAGTCCAGGTCTGCCCCTCCGCCGCCTGGCTCTCCATAACACAGCACCTTCTGTGACACCCTGTCCGGCAGCTCCAGCTCCTTCACCTCCGTCTCCAGCCCCTCCTGCTGCTTCCGCCTGTGTCTCCGCACCATCAGCATTAGAATGGACAGCACTGGAGACGCAACACAGCAGGAGATCATTACAGTTAAACACCGGGGCATGAGCTTAGCGAGAATAGATCATCCAGGGCGCCTGATGGAGCATGCACTTGTACTGTACAAGTGCACGGAAAATAATTCCGGCCTGTtttgatttttctgttatttggGTTGATGCAAAGATCAACACGAGGGCAAATTAGTCTGTAAGTGATCATTTTAGTTTCAGCTCACGCAAAAAGGAAGAATTCTTTTCCTTGCTTCTCATTGCAGAGAATGCTAAATAGTGGTGTAACAGAGTGTTTATTTGCCGGTGTTGTTTTCACTGGGTATTGTACTCATCTGATAGAATGTTAGCATAGTAGGTATTGTCATTAATCTTTCATGTGATGGGCACAGGGACAACACAAAGCAGCCGAGGTCATAATAAAGCTCTTCACTATGCAAACCCATCAATGTCCCAAGATGGCATTGCTACTGATGTATTGCAACCAATATGCTCATTACCAGACATCATTGTTCTGCAAGCATTCAGCGTTTTAAAATTGTGTGTTAAAGGCACGCTGGTGAGTTTTAAAGGGGGAATTCAAATGGAAGGGGAATTTGTTATTGAGAAATCCTGCTGTTTACCACACATTTATATACTTGCCAAGATGATGTGAGGTGGAACTGCTCTAGCTCACACTAACAGAACAGATCCGCTGAAAAAGAATAACTATTTTACAACAAAATACCATTGAGAGTGTCACTTATTTTAAATGCACCATCATAATGTTCGCTAATGCTTCTTAAAGGACTACATCGTCTTTTTGGGAGTCTGGTCCATtagtcaccttacccaatatctgacGAGGAGATtggtaccaaaatcatctctgtgtctctggtcgATAGCTCTGCATGCTTTTAGCATACAGAATGATAAGTAATCGTAGGTgcctagcattatccaaagttggtattgttttttattctatagCCTGTAGATAAcaaacttctgaaaacaaaatctcagtctTCATTATTGGTGAAGTCCTTTACAAATTACTAAACAAGTTATGCTTGAAGTCTCGTGAGAAGAGAGAcgttctgccattgaaagtgaattatttttgtcatattttatgtctttttttttaccagtcCCTTAAACATGCCTGTCGAGTTTAGACGtgtgtcattaaaattaactaaccatcctgccttagagctgctacaagttctcattttctcacttttaggataatgctagtctCCTACAATTAGCAAGCGCAGCGGACAGAACTATCTACcaaagacacagagatgatgttAGTGCCAATTCTCGCTGTGCTAAACTCCAAAAAAGTCAGTGTAATCCTTTAATATATGCATAATAACTCAGAGTTGAATATTCAGGACTGAGATGGAATGCTAATACTTATTCTTTGGAAAGACCCTGGTTTCTCACCTGTGAGTGTGGCcagacagaccagcagaccCAGCAGGGTTTGGAGGCTGACCCCCATGGAGAGGGCGAGGGCCTCCACCCCACCTGTGGGGCAATGGCCGGCAGGCTGGCAGCTGCATACGCTGATGGTCAATGTACTGGTGCTAGAGAGGGCAGGCGAGCCGCTGTCGATCACCACCACAGGCAGGAGGTACTGGGTGCGATCCTTGCGGGTAAAAGTACTCCTGCGTGCCACAATGCTGGCTGTATTGTCTGTTGTGGGAAAGATGGAGTTAAGATTGAGAGGTGCAGTTTCCAGCATTCTTAAAAACAAGAGTAGTGCCCCCACAGTGAGAGCGGGTGTTTCAGGTGAGAGCGGGGGGGGTTCAAAGGTAAGCTGAATAGCAAGTGAAGTGGCACACGAAATGTGATTCAAAACACAATTCAAGCTCTCTGAAAGAGCCAGGCAGCTTGTCAAATCTGATTTTCAGTGTTTATAAAAGTGGATTTGGGTGCTCCTGTTACACTGCATCAAGACACTAGACAATAACTTTTTTGTTGTCAACTATACCTTATTGCATTTCATTAGTGTTCACTCCTGATTCATTATTCATATTCCCTGGTTGCTGACTGGACTAGTATACTTGCCTGGCTAACTGCACCTCCATACATTAGATTCTAACTTATTCTACACAGTCAAACATCTCTCTCCTGCCCAGTTTAACAACACTTTTGTACTGCCTGTTTTCACTGAACAATTTGAAGAAAGGTTGACTGCCCACTCTACAACAATGCTAGTACTCTTTCACTTTACTCGCCTGAGAGGCTCTTAAGTACATAAATTACAACTGAAGGAGTTCATTCCAAAAGGTTATATATCGCTGATGGGAAGCTGAAATTCAACACCCACTATTTCAAAAAATCGACCAAATTTTTGGCGAAAGTGTTAGTCTTAGTTAGATAATATGTTTCCATAatgagttttgttttcttgccaGCAGTAACTTTatcagagtaggtgtcacttcttcaaatagtggatatctTGTTGTAACTCTTCAATTGTCCGCTAATATTGCGATGTAGAAATCATCTCTCTAGTGGCTCTAGTATGGTTAGAGTGCCGGCACGCAACAGATTGGAGGTTCAATGTGGAGTCATACCAAGCCTCTTTGGTGTGATTGTAAAGGTCCCTCCATTCTGCCTCTGTCATGCATTTATATAGCAGGATTGCCCATAGAATCTCTCTAGGGGGTGGAGCAACAGTCCAGCCACCAAGTGGGACTTTTATGATGCTTTCATCTGATTTCATCTATTCATTTTAGGACTGAAACTTGGATCCTATAACGTAAAGTTGATAATACGAAGCACGCATgttgatgataataatactcTGTTTCAAAACATGTGCTGAGTGTCTCGGTGCGCCGATATTGAATTTCAAAACCAGTCCAAGAGTGTTTCAGGACTTTTGTGTTAAAGgttatgaaaaaaacattcattttgcaACTTCAACTCAGCTTGGTTGGTTAGAGCTCAGTTGTGACCACttttcatttagttttaacATACTGTACTTTCTTTGCAGTGCACAATGCAAGGAGGGTATGGATTGATATATGATATACAATGACGGATAGGGCAAGGAGCATGGGTGAATACACAGGATAGAGGGATTATGTTTGCCTAATAATTTGCCTTATAATATATAAACTGAATCTAACCTTGATTATCTCTGATGGTGAAGTTTGGATTGATTTGCTTCTCATAGACCATAGAGAAGTAAAAGTGGTGTCCCTCCGCAGGCTCATCTGGATCCACAGCACTGAGCAGCTGAATAAGCTGAGAGACACAAAGGCACATTACTGAGGAAATATTAATAACAAAAGCAGTCACATATGGACAACAAATTTCCCCAAATTTAGTGGCAGAGACAAATATTCAAGGTTGTACCATAAAACACAGCCTCACTCTCACTCAGAATCTATGATTCAGCAGCCCACATATAACCAAGTTGTGATGGTATGCAGCTGTACAATAgtcaaacattttcacatgagtCACATTAGGTTTAGAAAGATATACTGAATCatttgatatgatatgatatgatacaatataagAATTTTTACTGTCCACAATCATGGAAATTCTCATTGCAAGGCTGCTACGTAAATCATAAACATCAATGcatcatcatatacatacttctcCCGCCTGTGTCCCCTCACAGATATATGGCTGGTAATCTCTTGCAAGCCTTGGCACATTGTCGTTTATGTCCAGCACTTTGATGAACACCGCCACAGAGGAGGATAAATGGTTCTGTGCTGCAGTTGTGAAGATAGACATTTGCTGGAGTCCACTGGGTGCATGTATCATAAATGCTTTGTAAAAGCTCTGTCAAAATAATACTTAAGACTGATAAATGTTTCTCTGTTCATATCTTCTTGAATCACAActgaaggcaaaaaaaatggGCATTGGtgttttctctgctctcttcaaaacaaaacaggaaagtGAACAGAATGGGAGCTATAAAGTAAATCCTTTCATGGTAGTTCAAGGTTTTGATTCATTCTAGACAAAGACTTACATTTGTCATCAACACATTGCTGCGAGACATGCGAGACAGGTTTCTCAGCTGAGTGAAGGTAGACGTGCCATAAGTTGGCCATAACACCGGTATAGGATAGGAAATGTGCCTTACTTGTTTCCTTGGCTGCAACAGTCACATTGTGCCAGTTTGTCGTCTCTCGATCCAACGGTTTTGCAACAGTTATGGTTCCATTGTTCGGGTCTATTTTGAGAGCTTTTGTGATATCACTGCTTTTGTCAATTGAATATCTAGAAGAAAAATCACCAGGACACACATTTAGCAGGCAAGGTTGTTTTCTAGGCAAACAAAACATTGTGATACCATGGGGAGATAAATTAGGCAAACTGCTCAATTTTTTCATCGGCTGACAGATATCCAACAAAGAGAATACACACACGCCAGAATGAtaaggcgacaacaacaccatCGAAACAAAGCGTCTTACAAACTTGGAGAAACAGACACACTTCtttcattgtgttgttttttctttccctcttttggAATTGAATAATCTGACTATAGATTTTTTCATATGGCGACGAGTGAGCGCCTATGATAATTTATAAATGGTGAAGCAAACCACCTTGTAAACATAGAGAAATAGGCAGACTTTTATTCGTGTTTTTGGAACTGAACAATATCCTCAGTCTGTCTACAGACTGTTCATAAGTCGAAAAATGAGGGTCTATGAGTTTAGTTAGTTCTTTgccctttaattaaaaaaatccaTTTATCGGCCACAGACCAAGCAGAAATGTTTAAGCAAGAAATATTTGCCTCATTGCACAAGTTGTTCACCCCACCATCCTTTTTCACCCATTAAAATAAGTGATTATTCCACCATGGTGAATTAGGATAAACAAGAATGAAAACAGACTGCGTAATGAATCGTGTCTTTGAGCCACTTTGTTGATAACGACATGGAAAATAAGCCAATTTGACCTAAGTAAACTTAATCATATTTACTAGAACAGTGGAAACACCTAAAATGTCAGATTGAATTTATTTTCTCAATGTGACAATGTCACCAAAGGGCCACTAATAGAGGCTAGATTGTGGATGATATGCAGCACCTGCCACTCTTAAGCTCTGCTGGGGTGGACTACAGGCACCAGTGCTGCTGTCTCCTCTGCAACGTGCCCCACTTGCAAATGACTGCAAATCTCAATTCCATATGCCACCTCgtatggtgctttattacattccTACGTCCTAGCCGCGTCGCTTTGTGATAATACCACGGCAATAGATAGAAAAGCCTGTGAGGTATAAAAAATCGTCATGATTTATTCAGCAGGGCTCATTTCCTACTAAAGTAATATGAGATAAATATGACCATGTACAGGGTATCCACAGAGATCAAGGGTAAAAATGGATGCACCGAGCCAGTAACACTATTTGAAATGGAATGATTTTTCACCCTGTGGAGGAAGCTGTCTAGGGCAGGCTGTCTAGGGATGTtccaccccctctctccaccctccaGCCTGGATATCTACCTAGTCATTACCATACTGGCAGTTGGGTGGCATATGCCATTCTTCCGGGTGACTGTTTGGAGGGGTCATATTACCTGATGGGATTGTTGACTGTGTCAGTGTCTCTGGCGCTAACGGTGCCAACCACGGTTCCCACCACCGCATTTTCGGGAACTTTCCATTCGTAGACCGCAGCGAGGAAGATGGGTGCCTCATCCACATCCTCGACAACGATCTTGAGTGTGGTCCTGTCCCTGAACTCGTCAAAACTCAGAAAACGAATGTCCACGTGGTCGTTGACTGCCTCTGCTGCCATAACAAAGCGTCTCTTACTTTCGTAGTCCAGAGGCTGTGAAAAAGTAAGCGAAAGAAATGAATTACCGTTTTGATGCTAGTCTTATATCACTGTATACTACTGTGGCTATGATAAGCAGAAAACACCTTGTTGACCATTATCAAACAGTGTAATATGTCACTTAAAATAAACTGGTACAAAGGCTTACAAGAAGAGCAGCTTTGCGGATATGCTATGCCAACTTGTGCATGAGGTAGATGATTATTGTGTCGAGTGCTGGACACGACTCTGGATGCTGAAAATGGTTTAGTCAATGTCAATGAGCTACCAGCTGTGAGCACGCACTTAAATAATGCTGTATTTTCGATTAACATCATGATGCTAGTAATAAGAAAACAGCATGCAAACCATTAGTGTATTCCCCAAATGATTCAGACTCAGagtcaataatgtttttttgtttttttttcattatcacATGACCATCTAAATTGAAATCCCCTGTATGAAGCACAATGTCAAGTCCAAGATGAAAACAGATCACCAGAAGCTCACATTTAGCTGAAGGTCTCCAACAAAAGTATGTTCTACAGTagttttttctttactttttgaAAGTATTGGAAGCTATCATTGGATCAAGAAATAGGAATGAGGAATGCAGCCATGTGACTACAGAAAAATATCAACACAACTACACAGAGCTAATATACAGATGAATTCACCTTGGCCAGCAGAATCACCCCCTCCTGAGTCACTGGGTCTGTTTGGATTCTGAAGGTGGCGCTCTCCTCCAGGTCTTCCTCCAGACTGTAGGTCATTCTGGCATTGATGCCAACATCTCCGTCCTCTGCCATGATCCTGCCCACTGTGGTGCCCACTGCTGCATTTTCAGGGACGGCAAAGGAGTACAGGTCTGGAGAAAGAAGAGCGCTTTACAAATCATTCACGTTAATACTGCTAGACTCCAAGTAATCAATCTGTGGAATGGGACACAAGTGATCAAGTGAAATAGAGAAACGGTGGCTACTTCTGCAATGCACAAGGAAAACAAGTTGGCaatgtttgttaaaaaaaaaaagttaaaaaaagttTGCTTCATCGCAAGCTTGCCTACTGAACTGGACAGTAAGTTGTTAATAGCTAGTGCTATAGTGTGTAAAATGATAAGAACGGAGAACATTGTGGTGGAGGGTCAATTTGTGTGAGTCAAAGATAAGTTGTGGCAAGTCCACATAATCCTGGCCTAACTCTAATAAGAAGATGAGAAAATGTGATTGTGTCTTGGAGCGACTCTGTTTGGATGACTGCCACAACTGGGTGGATCTTAACAGGCAACCAGCTGCTTCCGAAAACAATCTCCCGCTGATAATAATTTAGAGGTGCAATTATGTGACATAACAGAGGGCGCAGTTCAAAGTGAAGTGTGGCCATACAATATTCACAAGGCCTTCTGATTGAGTGTAGAACCCGTGGAATATAGTAGCGCAAGCAATGAATATGAGGGCGACATTCATAGTTAAAAGCATCATCCTTGTTTTCTCATTTCTGCAGAATTGATTTCTTCCCAGGGCATTCATTTAGTGAGGTTTATCGCTGAGAAGGCCAGGTTTGTTTCCAAAGGTCATGACAAATGTCCTTTCATGTGTGAATGATTAAATTCATCCAGTGAGCTTAagcaacacacgcacacatacacacagacaaacggAACGAGCACATCCTCATCTcttcccccgtctctctctatctccctctcattctctgactccggctttttttttttttttttttaattttgcctGTTGGCTGAATAGCAAGATGTGTAAAGCAGAATGCAGTGCTGGCAGCACAAACCACCCACCTAAACCAGAGAAGTGTGATCAAATAAATACCTCTCAGGTGTACTATTAAACATGTTCTCGCAGCACACCACGCTTTGTATTTCTCCATTGATTGTATGAGTGTGAATAGCCCGGCGGTGTGTCAGTGAGTGATGAGAGTGACTCACGGTGCTGGAATGTGGGCCCATTGTCGTTGACATCAGTCAGGCTGACGGTGacggtggtggaggaggagtagCCGCCGCTGAGGCCCAGCATATCCTTCACCTGCACCACCACCAGGTACTGCTCTCTGGCCTCACGGTCCATGTTGGGCCAAGATGTCACAATAATGCCTAAGgatggagaagggaaagagagaatgagagagagagagagagagagagagagagagaggaagtggcaAGTTGGGTTCATTAAGACTGCATCAAGTGTATCTGTGGGTGTTTTTCTATGCTTCAGTTTTCCAAACATGAGTAAAGAAACTTTGCCTCGAGTAGTGTACGAGAGTGCGATACACTGTTTGCGGTAAAACTACACGGCTCTGTAAATTCAGTCAGTACGCAAAGAAagagagggctttcaggtgccGTAACACCAAGGTTACATCtaatttgcacactagctaacgtatgtagaagaagctagcgttagtggTGGCAAGTAAATTAGCCtgttggctagttagctaggtAACAATGGCAAAAAccagctgtttgttcaggtcAACTGAGCTGATTCTCTCAAGCTACAACGTGTAGTGCTTTGGGGTAGAGACCTATCTTCCAAGGAAAGcaattggctgctcaaaaagtcaaTATAAGTTGCCAGATCATATGAATATGTCTGTGTAGAttaatttcagtcatccaggtagtaagatgtccaaaaaaaattagaaacaaaatccactggagtTAAAATGGCAGGGAACTCCCGAGCACTAATTACAACCGAAGAAGCTTCTtggatgagtggtgaaacatcTTCAACTATTCATTTTAAGACCAgtgaattttgtttctatttgtttttatttttggactTGCATATGAATACTACACCTATCTTGCTCTTCCCCAACTCTTCATGGAGCAAGGATCTACACGACACGCTATGTATGTGAAGTGCTGCCAATCGGACCTCTTTGGCTAAGACAAGCAAGTAGTGCAAATGCACATGACATCTTCTGTACCGATTTGTTGTCAAATACTCAGTGAGTAAACACGCTAACATTGTTCCCAATGGCCTGAAAAAgtagaaataaagtcgccaagGGGGtctaaaaaaaagtctaaatcTAGCAACAACATCGTCAAGTTGGTGGCAGTGATAGAGCCAGAGGGAcaagggctaaagacaagatcATCTCCTGTACATGCCACAGCAACCTAAATCTATCAGACtattcacatttatttataacatTACTAAATTGACCTGCAGCCACACAACAACCATCTTTATCTGGTTatctgatatacagtatttagacattatttgtacggagccaattctccagtggacctccatggtGGCTCGAGCCGCGGTTGTTAGGAGATTTGTGGCAAAGTCTCAATTCATCACGGCCAAAGGACAGTTTGGGCTAAAAGCGTCGGCGGTACCCGTCTTCGGCTCCACGGAGAAGTAGGGCTCCCCCTGCAGGATGGAGTAGATGAGCTTGGCGCTGTTTCCGAACATGGGATCGTCAGCATCTGTGGCTGTCACCTGGGCCACTGTGGTCCCTGTGGGGGGAGCGGATCACACAGGCAGAGTCAGCTCAGGCAGCAGTTCCAGTCGACGGGGAAATAAAGTGATTATGCCACAGTCCCGcagggtctgtctgtctggctcagGGGGGGAGCGGTGGAAATGGAAGGCGGGGGGGAGCAGGGggctgggggggtgggggggtgttgagGTTGAGGTAGGGTTACAGGGGAGTTGTTGATGATGGGGCGGGGGGGTGTGATGCGGGGCGGAGGGTAGCGCCGGCTTTTCACAATGCGCCGAGGCTGTGCAGGTGTGCGTGACAACCTCTCCAGCCCTACAGTGACATCTCTCTCACTATCCACCTGCCCCTTgatttctctccttctcactctgATTCAGTTTcacccctgtctctccctctctctttctctctctctctctctctctctcttactgtccCTGATACTCCCTACCTTTTCCTCCACTGACCATATCGTTCTCCtcacctttctctccatctttctctccctcagtcgTCTTCTTGTCTATCTCATTTCCCCCCacccctgtctttctctatctcctaGGCAGAGATTTACCTCAGCGTTTTTTATTCTCAGTCCCCCACACTCCACCCTtcccctctcactttctcttttcgAGTCAAATGCATTATGATTTATTACGAGAGAGATATTATACTGCAAAAGCAGATTACATATAAATTGAAATGGCAATGTTTGTGGTATGAAAGGGCAGTGGATATAATAACAttatttaagaaaataaattcaTCCATAAAGGCATCCGAGCTATGATACCAAATCCAATACTTTTAACTTCCTGAAGGGGGGACATACAACAGCCATTCAAATAGCCtttgttcattttcttcattcaaTATTTAAGATAACATGGCACTTTATTTGAAATGTGCGTCCTTGAAATACAAGCAACATTTCAAGCCAATAACAGCTTTCGATCTGAACAAtctggaaaatattttttttaacttttattcatAAACAACAATTTGCTTTTAGGGCTCAATAACTTCAGCTAAACCAACATTTGAAAGGCACAATTCTTTGGCAGACATACCAATCAAGCCTCAGACTTGAATCTTTATTAACACTATCAATTCAACAAACAGGCTAAatcttgatgatgatgagggcAGCCTGTCTGGTTTGTATAAAGATTCATTCTGTGTGGCTATATTTTCGATTATTGTGTCGTACACGCTGCTAGCA
Encoded proteins:
- the cdh19 gene encoding cadherin-7 encodes the protein MGSREGMQGWTVRMSTSSVFAMVTAFSMIPGWVLSDMRGTQGLDTQQLAQGSTHLHRRLKRGWIWKQLFVPEEDPTPRVIGQLKSDYDRGEFSIKYILSGEGAGDVFEIDEYSGEIRMLQKLDREVKAFYVLQAQAINRRSNEPVEPQSEFIIKVQDINDNVPQFQNEPYVSSIPEMCPTGTTVAQVTATDADDPMFGNSAKLIYSILQGEPYFSVEPKTGIIVTSWPNMDREAREQYLVVVQVKDMLGLSGGYSSSTTVTVSLTDVNDNGPTFQHHLYSFAVPENAAVGTTVGRIMAEDGDVGINARMTYSLEEDLEESATFRIQTDPVTQEGVILLAKPLDYESKRRFVMAAEAVNDHVDIRFLSFDEFRDRTTLKIVVEDVDEAPIFLAAVYEWKVPENAVVGTVVGTVSARDTDTVNNPIRYSIDKSSDITKALKIDPNNGTITVAKPLDRETTNWHNVTVAAKETTQNHLSSSVAVFIKVLDINDNVPRLARDYQPYICEGTQAGELIQLLSAVDPDEPAEGHHFYFSMVYEKQINPNFTIRDNQDNTASIVARRSTFTRKDRTQYLLPVVVIDSGSPALSSTSTLTISVCSCQPAGHCPTGGVEALALSMGVSLQTLLGLLVCLATLTVLSILMLMVRRHRRKQQEGLETEVKELELPDRVSQKVLCYGEPGGGGADLDFCQPVPLRPHTRRRERRLRREDVAASIRMSLRESHLIGPEDEVFRQFIMDRLAEADQDPYVPPFDCLRTYAYEGAGSATGSLSSLESCTFEPGTEQPVCGPRPNLVRLTPWYGGVEDETTF